In the genome of Longimicrobiaceae bacterium, one region contains:
- a CDS encoding SWIB/MDM2 domain-containing protein — MATPKKGTPAKSATKSATAKKSTAKKGAAGEGAPRQARGGIATPVTPDAQLAAIVGKDPLPRSEMTKRLWDYIKKNNLQDAQNKRNINADAKLRPIFGKDQVTMFEMTKLVNQHVK; from the coding sequence ATGGCCACTCCCAAGAAGGGCACCCCCGCGAAGTCCGCCACGAAGAGCGCCACGGCCAAGAAGTCGACCGCGAAGAAGGGCGCCGCGGGCGAGGGAGCGCCGCGGCAGGCGCGGGGCGGGATCGCGACGCCGGTGACGCCGGACGCGCAGCTGGCGGCCATCGTCGGCAAGGACCCGCTGCCGCGCTCCGAGATGACCAAGCGGCTGTGGGACTACATCAAGAAGAACAACCTGCAGGACGCGCAGAACAAGCGGAACATCAACGCCGACGCCAAGCTGCGGCCCATCTTCGGGAAGGACCAGGTCACCATGTTCGAGATGACCAAGCTGGTCAACCAGCACGTCAAGTAG
- a CDS encoding PKD domain-containing protein — translation MPTDFFRPRRVLAAALALGLAACETAGSPGLPTAPTAAATAPIPAVGTSSSLDFGTWNIEWFGDTSNGPSNETLQLENVRDVVAGTDLDIWGLQEVVNEAHFKNLVSQLSGYSGFLANDPLVTDGAAYYSDFNGTEQKVGLLYKTSVATVQSARIILTAYDYDFAGRPPLEVKLAASVNGTTENLVVIVLHAKAGTGGTDYDRRKRGSEALKAYLDSTYPTQKVIVIGDFNDDVDVSIVRPKASPYANFVADSAAYRFPTAALSAAGVSSTVTYPDVVDHHLGTNEFWSAYLAGSAEVLRVDQYIADYGQTTSDHYPVATRYTTLSSGGNAAPTASFTYACSVLACGFTDASTDSDGSVASWSWSFGDGATSTAANPSHTYAAGGTYTVALTVTDDAGATGTTSQIVTVSSSSSGGIRLSATGYKVKGTQHADLTWSGATSTSVDVFRNGARVATTANDGAHTDNIGKSGGGTYAYKVCEAGTTVCSNEASVTF, via the coding sequence ATGCCGACTGACTTTTTCCGCCCGCGCCGCGTCCTCGCCGCCGCGCTGGCGCTGGGGCTCGCCGCCTGCGAGACCGCCGGCAGCCCGGGCCTGCCGACCGCGCCCACCGCCGCCGCCACCGCCCCGATCCCCGCCGTGGGCACCTCCTCGTCCCTGGACTTCGGGACCTGGAACATCGAGTGGTTCGGCGACACGTCGAACGGCCCCTCCAACGAGACGCTGCAGCTGGAGAACGTGCGCGACGTGGTCGCGGGGACGGACCTGGACATCTGGGGGCTGCAGGAAGTGGTGAACGAGGCTCACTTCAAGAACCTGGTTTCGCAGCTCTCCGGCTACTCCGGCTTCCTCGCCAACGACCCGCTGGTCACCGACGGCGCCGCGTACTACAGCGACTTCAACGGCACGGAGCAGAAGGTGGGGCTGCTCTACAAGACCTCCGTCGCGACGGTGCAGAGCGCTCGCATCATCCTCACGGCGTACGACTACGACTTCGCCGGCCGGCCCCCGCTGGAGGTGAAGCTCGCCGCGTCGGTGAACGGCACCACCGAGAACCTGGTGGTGATCGTGCTGCACGCCAAGGCGGGCACGGGCGGCACGGACTACGACCGGCGGAAGCGTGGGTCCGAGGCGCTCAAGGCATACCTGGACTCCACCTACCCCACGCAGAAGGTCATCGTCATCGGCGACTTCAACGACGACGTGGACGTGTCCATCGTGCGCCCCAAGGCGTCGCCCTACGCCAACTTCGTCGCCGACTCCGCCGCATACCGCTTCCCCACCGCGGCGCTGTCGGCCGCCGGGGTGTCGTCCACCGTGACCTACCCGGACGTGGTGGACCACCACCTGGGCACCAACGAGTTCTGGAGCGCGTACCTGGCCGGCTCCGCGGAGGTGCTGCGCGTGGACCAGTACATCGCCGACTACGGCCAGACCACCAGCGACCACTACCCCGTCGCCACCCGCTACACCACTCTGAGCTCCGGGGGCAACGCCGCGCCCACCGCGAGCTTCACCTACGCCTGCTCGGTGCTGGCCTGCGGCTTCACCGACGCCAGCACCGACAGCGACGGCAGCGTCGCATCGTGGAGCTGGAGCTTCGGCGACGGCGCCACCTCCACGGCGGCCAACCCGTCGCACACCTACGCCGCGGGCGGGACGTACACCGTGGCGCTCACCGTCACGGACGATGCAGGCGCCACCGGCACCACCTCGCAGATCGTCACCGTGAGCTCCTCCTCGTCGGGCGGCATCAGGCTGAGCGCCACCGGGTACAAGGTGAAGGGGACGCAGCACGCCGACCTGACCTGGTCGGGCGCCACCTCCACCAGCGTGGACGTGTTCCGCAACGGCGCGCGGGTGGCGACCACCGCGAACGACGGGGCCCACACGGACAACATCGGGAAGAGCGGAGGCGGGACGTACGCCTACAAGGTGTGCGAGGCCGGGACCACCGTCTGCTCCAACGAGGCGAGCGTCACCTTCTGA
- the lon gene encoding endopeptidase La, with translation MAEKTMLPVLPLRETVIFPGVAVPISAGRPGTLQAVEAALAGDRRMLAVAQRENQDEVEVENLYTVGTVVQIAQVQRGVGGVQLLIHGEGRAMALHFVEAENGALSAQVREMEDQQPVNTEDPAYIALYRELRSRGSELARRRGVPAEMLEQFLSGITDPGAFADLVAFYTEIDTEAKQKLLETLSIEERMRSLLLIVQRQLAMVEAQEEIQQQVQEELGERQREMLLREQMKAIQRELGDGDEGAEVEELRERLAALDLPEAAREEADRELSRLERTPQQSAEYQVIRTYLEWMADLPWNLRTEDRLDLPAAEEVLHEDHYGLEDVKDRVLEFLAVRQLAARRAEQEVQQEAAVEAEALEGTEAETTTEELEKELTEAKARATARGPILLFAGPPGVGKTSIAKSIARALGRKYVRIALGGVRDEADVRGHRRTYVGAMPGRIVQALKQAKSRNPVILLDEVDKLGVSMQGDPSSALLEVLDPAQNHEFTDHYLGVPFDLSEVLFIATANYVQNIPAPLYDRMEAVEFRGYTEQEKKAIAERYLLPRQVEEAGLEEEELQVTDAALRSVISEYTREAGVRQLEREVGKLARKAARRIASGTVSHVTVDEAVVKDFLGRSRVHPERAGREDVVGVATGLYYTPMGGDIMFIEASAQQRSGGVAAADAENAAPGFGNLVLTGQLGDVMKESARAALTYARAHAARYGIDPRKAWGSEIHIHVPAGAIPKDGPSAGVAMSVALASVLSGTPVRSDVAMTGEVTLTGRVLPIGGVKEKLLGAHRAGIRTVMLPKANEPDLDDLPKDVLAEFEVHLVESIDEALAVALRGASMQEGKLLFPSLPLPPTGGSRGAEGETRLHCGR, from the coding sequence CCAGGACGAGGTAGAGGTCGAGAACCTGTACACCGTGGGCACCGTGGTGCAGATCGCCCAGGTGCAGCGCGGCGTGGGCGGCGTACAGCTGCTGATCCACGGCGAGGGCCGCGCCATGGCGCTGCACTTCGTGGAGGCCGAGAACGGCGCGCTCTCCGCGCAGGTCCGCGAGATGGAGGACCAGCAGCCGGTGAACACCGAGGACCCGGCGTACATCGCGCTCTACCGCGAGCTGCGCTCTCGCGGCTCCGAGCTGGCCCGGCGCCGCGGCGTCCCCGCGGAGATGCTGGAGCAGTTCCTGAGCGGGATCACGGACCCCGGCGCCTTCGCCGACCTGGTGGCCTTCTACACCGAGATCGACACCGAGGCCAAGCAGAAGCTGCTGGAGACGCTCTCCATCGAGGAGCGCATGCGCTCGCTGCTGCTCATCGTGCAGCGCCAGCTCGCCATGGTGGAGGCGCAGGAGGAGATCCAGCAGCAGGTGCAGGAGGAGCTGGGCGAGCGGCAGCGCGAGATGCTGCTGCGCGAGCAGATGAAGGCGATCCAGCGCGAGCTGGGCGACGGGGACGAGGGCGCCGAGGTGGAGGAGCTCCGCGAGCGCCTGGCCGCGCTCGACCTCCCGGAGGCCGCCCGCGAGGAGGCTGACCGCGAGCTCAGCCGCCTGGAGCGGACGCCGCAGCAGAGCGCCGAGTACCAGGTGATCCGCACCTACCTGGAGTGGATGGCGGACCTCCCCTGGAACCTCCGCACCGAGGACCGGCTGGACCTCCCGGCCGCGGAGGAGGTGCTGCACGAGGACCACTACGGGCTGGAGGACGTCAAGGACCGCGTACTGGAGTTCCTGGCGGTGCGGCAGCTCGCCGCGCGACGCGCGGAGCAGGAGGTGCAGCAGGAGGCCGCCGTGGAGGCCGAGGCGCTGGAGGGCACCGAGGCCGAGACGACCACGGAAGAGCTGGAGAAGGAGCTGACCGAGGCCAAGGCGCGCGCCACCGCCAGGGGACCCATCCTCCTCTTCGCCGGGCCTCCGGGGGTGGGGAAGACCTCCATCGCCAAGAGCATCGCCCGGGCGCTGGGCCGCAAGTACGTCCGCATCGCCCTGGGCGGCGTGCGCGACGAGGCCGACGTCCGCGGGCACCGGCGCACCTACGTGGGCGCCATGCCGGGGCGCATCGTCCAGGCGCTGAAGCAGGCCAAGTCCCGCAACCCGGTGATCCTTCTGGACGAGGTGGACAAGCTGGGCGTGTCCATGCAGGGCGACCCCTCCAGCGCGCTGCTGGAGGTGCTGGACCCGGCGCAGAACCACGAGTTCACGGACCACTACCTGGGCGTGCCCTTCGACCTGTCGGAGGTGCTCTTCATCGCCACGGCGAACTACGTCCAGAACATCCCGGCGCCGCTGTACGACCGGATGGAGGCGGTGGAGTTCCGGGGGTACACGGAGCAGGAGAAGAAGGCCATCGCCGAGCGCTACCTGCTCCCGCGCCAGGTCGAGGAGGCCGGGCTGGAGGAGGAGGAGCTGCAGGTGACCGACGCGGCGCTCCGCAGCGTGATCTCGGAGTACACCCGCGAGGCGGGGGTGCGCCAGCTGGAGCGCGAGGTGGGGAAGCTGGCCCGCAAGGCGGCGCGCCGGATCGCCTCCGGGACGGTGAGCCACGTCACGGTGGACGAGGCCGTGGTCAAGGACTTCCTGGGCCGCAGCCGGGTGCACCCGGAGCGCGCCGGGCGCGAGGACGTGGTGGGCGTGGCCACGGGGCTGTACTACACCCCGATGGGCGGCGACATCATGTTCATCGAGGCGTCGGCGCAGCAGCGCAGCGGCGGCGTGGCCGCCGCCGACGCGGAGAACGCGGCCCCGGGGTTCGGCAACCTGGTGCTCACGGGGCAGCTCGGCGACGTGATGAAGGAGTCGGCGCGCGCCGCGCTGACCTACGCCCGGGCCCACGCGGCCCGCTACGGGATCGACCCGCGCAAGGCGTGGGGCTCGGAGATCCACATCCACGTCCCCGCGGGAGCGATCCCCAAGGACGGCCCCTCGGCGGGCGTGGCGATGTCGGTGGCGCTGGCCTCGGTCCTGTCCGGCACGCCGGTCCGCTCGGACGTGGCGATGACGGGCGAGGTGACGCTGACCGGCCGGGTGCTCCCCATCGGCGGGGTGAAGGAGAAGCTCCTGGGGGCGCACCGGGCGGGGATCCGCACGGTGATGCTGCCCAAGGCCAACGAGCCGGACCTGGACGACCTCCCCAAGGACGTGCTGGCCGAGTTCGAGGTGCACCTGGTGGAGTCCATCGACGAGGCGCTGGCGGTCGCGCTCCGCGGCGCCAGCATGCAGGAGGGGAAGCTCCTCTTCCCCTCCCTCCCCCTCCCGCCCACGGGCGGGAGCCGCGGCGCCGAGGGCGAGACGCGGCTGCACTGCGGGCGCTGA